From a single Rhinolophus ferrumequinum isolate MPI-CBG mRhiFer1 chromosome 15, mRhiFer1_v1.p, whole genome shotgun sequence genomic region:
- the CKM gene encoding creatine kinase M-type has protein sequence MPFGNTHNKFKLNYKPEEEYPDLSKHNNHMAKVLTPDLYKKLRDKETPSGFTLDDVIQTGVDNPGHPFIMTVGCVAGDEESYVVFKDLFDPIIQDRHGGYKPTDKHKTDLNHENLKGGDDLDPNYVLSSRVRTGRSIKGYTLPPHCSRGERRAVEKLSVEALNSLTGEFKGKYYPLKSMTEQEQQQLIDDHFLFDKPVSPLLLASGMARDWPDARGIWHNDNKSFLVWVNEEDHLRVISMEKGGNMKEVFRRFCVGLQKIEEIFKKAGHPFMWNEHLGYVLTCPSNLGTGLRGGVHVKLAQLSKHPKFEEILGRLRLQKRGTGGVDTAAVGSVFDVSNADRLGSSEVEQVQLVVDGVKLMVEMEKKLEKGQSIDDMIPAQK, from the exons ATGCCATTCGGTAACACCCACAACAAGTTCAAGCTGAACTACAAGCCGGAGGAGGAGTACCCGGACCTCAGCAAGCACAACAATCACATGGCCAAGGTGTTGACCCCTGACCTCTACAAGAAGCTGCGGGACAAGGAGACCCCGTCTGGCTTCACTCTGGACGATGTCATCCAGACAGGTGTGGACAACCCAG GTCACCCCTTCATCATGACCGTGGGCTGTGTGGCCGGAGACGAGGAGTCATATGTGGTTTTCAAGGACCTCTTCGACCCCATCATCCAGGATCGGCATGGAGGCTACAAACCCACCGACAAGCACAAGACTGACCTCAACCATGAGAACCTCAAG GGTGGAGATGACCTGGACCCCAACTACGTGCTCAGCAGCCGTGTCCGCACAGGCCGCAGCATCAAGGGCTACACGCTGCCCCCCCACTGCTCCCGCGGGGAGCGCCGGGCTGTGGAGAAACTCTCAGTGGAAG CCCTCAACAGCCTGACTGGCGAGTTCAAGGGGAAATACTACCCTCTGAAGAGCATGACagagcaggagcagcagcagcttaTCGACGACCACTTCCTGTTTGACAAGCCTGTGTCCCCTCTGCTGCTGGCCTCAGGCATGGCCCGAGACTGGCCCGACGCCCGGGGCATCTG GCACAACGACAACAAGAGCTTCCTGGTGTGGGTCAACGAGGAGGACCACCTCCGAGTCATCTCCATGGAGAAGGGGGGCAACATGAAGGAGGTGTTCCGCCGCTTTTGCGTGGGGCTGCAGAAG ATTGAGGAGATCTTCAAGAAAGCCGGCCACCCCTTCATGTGGAATGAGCACCTGGGCTACGTGCTCACCTGCCCATCCAATCTGGGCACCGGGCTGCGTGGAGGCGTGCACGTGAAGCTAGCGCAGCTGAGCAAGCATCCCAAGTTCGAGGAGATCCTTGGCCGTCTGCGCCTGCAGAAGCGGGGCACAG GTGGCGTGGACACAGCTGCCGTGGGCTCAGTGTTCGACGTGTCCAACGCCGATCGGCTGGGCTCGTCGGAGGTAGAACAGGTGCAGCTGGTGGTGGATGGTGTGAAGCTCATGGTGGAGATGGAGAAGAAGCTGGAAAAGGGCCAGTCCATCGACGACATGATCCCCGCCCAGAAATAG